A part of Tardiphaga sp. vice304 genomic DNA contains:
- the paoA gene encoding aldehyde dehydrogenase iron-sulfur subunit PaoA, with translation MEKPGDLSISRRDLLIVAGASVAAGAAPSSAQAQGSAPAAATAGPTSKVSFNVNGAAQNLDVDTRTTLLDALREHLHLTGTKKGCDHGQCGACTVMVNGQRINSCLSLAVMHEGDKVITIEGLGTPDKLHPMQAAFIKHDGYQCGYCTPGQICSAVAVLDEIKAGQPSHVSADLMEPMQATNEEMRERMSGNICRCGAYSNIAEAMTEVSGRPA, from the coding sequence ATGGAGAAACCCGGTGACCTATCCATTTCACGGCGGGACCTTTTGATCGTGGCCGGGGCATCGGTCGCGGCAGGCGCGGCTCCGTCATCCGCACAGGCGCAGGGCAGCGCGCCGGCGGCAGCGACGGCGGGACCGACGTCCAAGGTGTCATTCAACGTCAACGGCGCGGCTCAGAATCTCGACGTCGATACGCGCACCACGCTGCTTGATGCCCTGCGCGAGCATCTGCATCTGACCGGCACCAAGAAGGGCTGCGACCACGGTCAGTGCGGCGCCTGCACGGTGATGGTCAACGGCCAGCGCATCAATTCCTGCCTCAGCCTCGCAGTGATGCACGAAGGCGACAAGGTCATCACCATCGAAGGGCTCGGCACGCCGGATAAACTGCATCCGATGCAGGCCGCCTTCATCAAGCATGACGGCTACCAGTGCGGCTATTGCACGCCAGGCCAGATCTGTTCGGCGGTCGCGGTTCTCGACGAAATCAAGGCGGGCCAGCCCAGCCATGTCAGCGCCGATCTGATGGAGCCGATGCAAGCGACCAACGAGGAAATGCGCGAACGCATGAGCGGCAACATCTGCCGTTGCGGCGCCTATTCCAATATCGCCGAAGCGATGACCGAAGTGTCCGGGAGGCCCGCATGA